The sequence GTGGTTGATGGTGAATTCAATGTATTAAACAAGGGAAAACGCCTTTTAGCCAAAGCATTTGATAACCGTTATGGATGTGTAATGGGCTTGGATCTGCTTGAAGCACTGAAAGATCAAGAATTGGATTATGATCTTTATGTTGGATGCAGTGTTCAGGAAGAAGTTGGGTTACGAGGTGCGCAAACGGTCGCAAATCTTGTGAAACCCGATCTTGCGATTATTCTGGATTGTTCGCCTGCTAATGACGCTTTAGATTCCAAGGCAATCGGCAAGTTAGGCGGTGGCGTCTTGGTCCGTGTTATGGATGGTAATATGATTGCAACAAAAGATTTAATCTACAAATTTGTGGATATCTGTAACGAACATGATATTAAGCACCAATACTATTTTTCACCAGGTGGAACAGATGCGGGTGCAGTTCACAAATCGAATTCCGGTGTTAAAACATTAACATGCTGTTTATGTGCTCGTAATATCCATACATCCAGTTCAATTTTGGATACGGATGATTACTTAGCAGCACGTGAGGCCTTATTACACTTTATTGATAAGAAGACATGGGGTGATGTCATTGCGTAAGTTAATGACTGCATTGCTACTTTTACTTCTTGTAAGTGGATGTACACCTGCAGCGATCAATTATGATGATCTTGTTAAGAGTGCATTGAGTAGACCAATGCCAGAAGCTACCAATCATAATAAAAAATATTATCGTTATTATCTTTTACCCGATGTTGGGATTAAGCAATCAACACAAATTTCAACACTCTATGAAATTGATCGCAAACCGATCATGCTTGATCTTGATGTTGCGAATATTGTAGCGAAACGTTATACCGAGATTACTGAGAATAATGAAGGAAAAGAAAAAGGGGATCAAAAAGAAGATTCTAAAATTCAATTTTCGTCATTAATCAAAGAAGAAGCAGTTTCGTATCGTACCACCGGTACCTATGTAGACGGTTCGGATAAAGAACAACACTTTATCTTTAGTATTGTTGATTTAGAAAAGCATAAAGCTGTTGTGTTAGAAAATGGTCAAGTCGATATGATGGCAATTGTGAATGATGCCAATATGGATATGATTGTACAATCAATGTTTACAACAATGCGTAGCATCACTGTAAATGAAGATTTAGTAGTCCAAGATTTCTCGAAGAAAGATATTATTACGTATCACGAAAGATACGAAGAATTCTTTGAGCATGCGATACCAGAATCTGGAGCAATCTCGGATATAATTGATAAGACAGCTCCAAAAACGGAGTAGGATAGAAAGGTAGAGGTAATATCATGTTTCGTCGTTTAGCATCAGTTTTATTTAAAGAAGAAGAAATCGTTATAGAAGAAGAAATTTCTGATCATGTTGGTGAAGTGGAAATTCCTGAGTTGAAACCAATTCTTCCCAAAGAAAAGAAAATTGTAGAAAAACCAAAAACCGTAACAGAACATGTTGATATAACAGAGCCTGTTATAAGTGAAAAGCCTATTACTGATATGACTCCTGACGAGGCTGTGAATGCAGCCAGTGAGTTAAACCGTAAATCTCGCATGATTACGGCTGATGATGACCTAGCAAAACGTAAAATGGAGCGCGCTAAAGCAGCACGCACATCCGAATTGGAAGTAAAAAAATTCGAATACCAACGAAAAGATATTATTAGTCCAATGTATGGTGGGCCTTCACAACCCTCAGAGCCTTTGGATATTCCTAAGAAAAATAAAGCGTCCAAACATGTACCTGTTGCGGAAGTAATAAGTCCAATGTATGGCAAGGTACAAGAAGAATCAAAAGCAGAAGCACGTAAAATTGATGAGTCACTTATGGATTTACGTGTGGATGATATTATTTCAAATGAAGGAAAAGGAGAAACAGTTCAGGTTTCTCTGTATGATTATTTAGAAGGAATTGATGAGCATGAAGAATAAACCAATTTATTTTATTGGTATTAAAGGGACCGGTATGGCAGCGTTAGCGCGTATCTGTTACAAAATGGGTTATGAAGTGATGGGTTCAGACATTGATCGTCATTTCTTTACAGAGGATGCGTTAAGAGCGTTAAACATTCCAATTGTCCCATTTAACAAAAACAATATTAAAGATAATACCGTTGTTATTATCGGGAATGCATTTTTAGATGATCATGAAGAAGTACAAGCAGCTAAGGCGAATCCGACAGTTGAAACGTATCGATATCATGAATATCTTGGGAAAATGATGGATTCGTACCGGACGATTGCGGTGAGTGGGTCCCATGGTAAAACAACGACTACAACACTTTTACGTGATATGTTAAGTTATTCAAAAGAAACGGGATACCTCATTGGTGATGGTCGTGGTGACTTGCAACGTGATGATGAATATTTTGCGGTAGAAGCATGTGAATTCCGTCGTCATTTCTTGGCATATAAACCTAAAATTGCGATTATGACGAATTTTGAGATTGATCATGTGGATTACTTTAAATCCGTTGAGGATTATTTATCTGCATTTAAAGAATTCGCAAAGAATGTGGAATCGTTAATTGTTGTCTGGGGTGATGATCCTCATTACCAAGACTTATCATTCGATGTGGAAACATGGTCTTATGGTTTTGGTGAAGGCAATAAAATTCGTGCAACAGAACTTGAGAAGACAACGACTCACAGTATTTTTGATGTTGAAGTAGATGGAAAACGTATTCACCGTTTTAATCTTCCAATCGTAGGGGATCATATGATTTTAGATGCACTTGCAGTGATTGCTGTGGGTCTATATGAAGGCATTGAACCCAATGATATTGAGGCAGGACTTCAAACCTTTACAGGCGCTAAACGTCGTTTTGTAATTGAAACGGGAAAAGATAATGTTTATATTGATGACTATGCACATCATCCAACTGAAGTTCGTGTAACACTTGAAGCGGCTCGAACCCGTTATCCAGATCGTAAAATCGTAGGGATCTTTAAGCCTCATCGTGTTGGACGTGTTTATTACTTTGCGGATGAATTCGCAGACGCACTCAGTCTTGCTGACGAAGTGTGTTTATGTCCTTTCACAAGTATTGATGATGCGGAAGAGGGGATTGACATTGATATCACCTATCTTCAAGATCGCATTGAAGGCAGTCATGTTGTGGATTTAAATGATCATGATTTAGACTTGCTTGAGTCCTTTGGACCAGCCGTTTATGTATTTATGAGTTCGAAAGATATTTATGATTTAAAAGATGCATTGAAAATACGTTTCAACGATTGAAAACTTTTTCATATACAGTTATAATGACATTAGAGAGGTGATAGAATGGATGCATTAATTCAGAATTTACGTGAAGTATCAATCTTAATTGCACCGATAGTTGGTGTGGTTTGTTTAATTATATTGGCAATGATTTTGTATCGTATTTATGTTGTTGTGAGGGATTTGCCGAAAACAATTGACCGTGTTAACGGTGTTATTGATTCGACACAAAGTTCAGTGGATCAGCTTCAAGCACCTTTAAATACTTTAAATAATGTCACAAATACAGTGGACTTGGTAAATCAATCAGCCGTAAGTGCTGTAAGCTCTGTCGCAAGTTATGGTGCGAAACATTCCGATGCCATTGTAAATTGGACAAAATACCTTTTAGATAAACGTCGTAATGGACGGAATCCTGAAAGTTCGGATATTCAAGAAACTGGAGATGAAAAAGAGGAGGATTTTGGAATTTATGAGTAAATATGATGAAATTTTAAATGAACTTGTTTATCAAATCGATGATGTTGTTTATAACTTTTATAGCGAAAGCAATGAAATTATTGCCGCTAAAAATGGTCAAGAACGTCTCTTAACATTTAGAGATAAAACGCTCAATACCATTAACGATATGAATGTTCGCTCACTGGAAATCATTTCGGGATTTAAAGACAGTGATTTAATACAAGAACGTGCAGAACATTTACTTGAAAAAAATAAAGATATTGTGAATTCCGCATTAGAAGTGCTTCGTGCAGCACCGGAACGCAATGAATTTTTTGATGATTTAGGAAATCTTGCAACCGGTATTTTTGAATCGGCAAAAACAACATTTCAAAAAGTTGAAGAGTCCGAAACTTTTGATCGTTTTAAAGAAGGCGCACTTTTAGGTCTTAAAAAAATGCAGAAAGGCTTGGATGACCTTGCTAAACATCCTGGTGTCGTTAAAAGTGCTGAGATTGTAAAAGAAAAAACAAAAGAGGCTGTTGATGCTGGAACTCAAATTGTTAAAGATACATCTAAAAACGTTACCGATTGGGTATCAGAACAAGAATTAAGAGCTAAGGCGGAAAAAGTCTCAAAAGAAGTCCATGCAGGTGCTGAAACGGTAAAAGTTAAAGTCCATGATGGTGCTGAAAAAGTATCAGAATTTGTTGAAGATACCGTAGAAACGAAAGCACATGAATTTGAAGAAGATGCATTCAGTTTTCTTGATACCTTAGAAGAAGAATTGGATCAAGTATCAAGAGATGCAGAATCAAACCTTGAACCTTCAAATATTGTAGAAGCGGCTGAAAAACAAGTTCGTGAACTCGATAAAAAATTAGATGAAGTAAAAGAGGATGAAGAAGTATGAAACGTGTAACGATTTATGATGTAGCGAAAGAAGCTGGGGTATCACTCGCTACTGTATCACGTGTAATTAATGGTCTCGAAATTGTTCGTGAAGAAACACGTGTTAAAGTAGAAACTGCAATTGACAAATTAGGATATAAACCAAATGCTATTGCTCAAGGCCTTGCTCTACAAAAAACTACGACAATTGCGTTACTCGTACCTGAAGCAAGTTTTGGCTATACCGGTCAAATTATTAATGGTTTGATTGATGTCGCAAAGATTTATAAATACAATATTATGCTTCACACAATGACTGAAGGTATCGTAGACATTAAAGATGTTATTGATGATATCATTAAATCACGTGTGGACGGTGTAATTATCTATAACGATAAGCTCATGGAAAATGAATTGGCAGAATTGAATAAATATCAATTCCCAATTGTAATTATCGGTAATAAAATGTCTGATAAGCAAATTTCATCCGTTTACGTTGATATTGAAAAAGCAGTTTATGAATTGACGATGCAAAAAATTCAAATGGATCCTAAAAACCGTGTTGCTGTAATTCAAGACCGCAAAAATGATTTCACAACAAATCAAATGGTTTCAGGTGTTCAACGTGCATATCAAGAATTAGGTATTGATGATGAAGGGTATATTGAAATCCCAGTAGATTACCGTCGTTCTTATGATTATTTCTTAGATCATATTGAATCAATGAATTACAATTTCTTAATTGCAAACCGCGATTCTCAAGCGATTTCCGCAATGAATGCGGCGCATGAGTGTAATATGAATATTCCAGAAGATTTGGAAATTGTATGTTTAATTGATACGAAGTATAACTCAATGGTGCGTCCACGCTTATCAAGTTTCGCAATTCCATCCTATGATCTGGGTGCAGTTGCAATGCGTGTTCTTACAAAAATGCTTAATGAAGATGAAGTTGAAGATAAAGAAATTGAACTTAGTTATCTTTATACACCACGTCAATCCACAAAAAACTAAAAGACCCATTGGGTCTTTTTTTTATACCCAAATTCATATGATTTGTGACTTGTTCAGAATTCAATTTCAAAATAACATATAAGTGTAAGCGTTTTCTAAAACGCATGCACATTTGAAAGGGGATATTTATGAAAAGAAATTCTAGATTTAAATCATATGTAAAGACAACACTTGCGGTTGTCACCAGTTTTTCGTTATTATTACCTTTTTTTGTCATGCCATCTCATGCACTTGTTACTGGAGATGGAACGGATGAGGTGAATGAAGCGTATCATGATGGGCTTTCACTTCAACCCTTATCACCCGCTTTTAGACTCGAAACATTGATGAAATGGACACCGGAAACAGATCCCGATGCATCATTGAATCGTGCAACAATTCCTTTAAATACCAACCGATTTAAAGGCCATCAAATTAACGATCTTGCCCATCCTGATGCGAAGATCACCAATGCTGCGATTATCAATGCAAATCATGATAGTTCACCATCAACAGGTGGTAGTGACTTCAATATATATGCATTTGATAACTGGCAATACATTGATTCACTCATATATTGGGCTGGTACGGATGAAGGGATTTTTGCTATGCCATCACCCGATATCGTCGATGCAGCGCATAAAAATGGTGTTCCAGTGTATGCGACATTAGGATTTCCATGGGGTAGTGGTCAACCAGATTCCTTAAAGGAACTCGAAGCGATGGTTCAACAAAATCCCGATGGATCATTTCCTGCAGCTGATAAAATGATCGAAATTGCGCAATACTTTGGCTTTGATGGGTATTTCTTCAATCAAGAAACTTATGGATCCAACCAACGTGTTGCGAATCAATTGAATGCGATGCTACGTTATATGCGTACCAAATCACGCGAAATGGGATATCCTATTAATATTTCTTGGTATGATGCCATGGCGAATAATGGGAATGTAAGTCATCAAAATGCAATTAATCAATCCAATGACTTATGGATGAAACCTGTTGATCATGAAGATGATTTTGGTGTTGATGAATTTTTCATTAACTATAACTGGCAAGGTCGTGTTCAAGGAACATCCGATTATCTAAAATCGATTGGACGTAATCCGTTTGACGCTTATACAGGTTTTGAGATCCAACAACGTTCTCATAAAACAAATATTGATTCTCGAACTCTAATTGGTGCTGATAAATGCATTCTATCATCCATCGCGCTTTACGCATCCAATTCAACCATGGGTCTTGCGAGAGATCCTGAAGATTTCCATCATCAAGAAAATATCTTATATACAGGACCTCAAGGCGATCCAACTTTAGCAGATGATTCCCAAAACTGGAAGGGAATGTCCCGTTATGTTGTGGACAAGTCGGTTATCACGGGTACGGAATTTCAAACAAGTTTTAATTCCGGTCATGGTCGTAAATGGTTTACGGATGGTGTGTTAACGCGTGATGGTGCATGGCACAACCGTGCGATTCAAGATATCATGCCAACCTGGCGTTTTTGGGTTAAAGATCATAAAGCGGGTCAAGCTCGCGCTGCCATTGCTTACGATTTTGATGATGCATACAATGGTGGGAATGCTTTAAAAATTGAAGGTAACTTTAAAGCAGGGGACACGAATGAAGTTATGTTATATAGTACAAAATTAAATGTAACCGATACAACAAAAGTTGATGTCGTTACAAAGACGACACCGAATACGACGCTACGTTTAGGGGTATCGTTTGATGAAAACTATAAAGATCATGATGCGACATTCTTTACACTTACATCCGATAAAGATGGGTGGGTACGTCACAGTGTAGATTTATCCACTTATAGTGGTTCTGTGATGCATGCACTTAGTCTTCAAGTTGAAGCGAAACAAGCAGGGCCGATTAAAGTAAATCTTGGCCAAATTCATGTGTATACAAATACGGCACCACGCTTGGCCGGTCCATCAAACATTGTGGTAACCGAACAATTGCTTGCGGATGCACGTATGGCTCAATTTAGAGCGACCTGGGACAAAGTAGACGGTGCTCAGTATTATGAAGTCTACCAAGTAAATAACGATGGAGTACCTGTGTTATTAGGCACAAGTACAAACAATCATTTCTATGCTGATAAGATTACTCGAACTGATGCGAATGCATTTGAAGACAACCATACAACCATTCAAGTAATCACCATAAATAAAGACGGACAACGAGGCCTTGGTACAGAGGGTCGTTTTGAATGGGGTGTAGACCTCAACCGTAGTGAAGTTGTGGAAATGGAAGTTCCAATAAATGTTGCGTTAAATGCGGAAGTAACAGCTGTAAGTCATCAAAATGATGCGGAACCTGCATCGAAAGCTTTAGATGGAACAGCACAAGGAAACAGTAAATGGGCTTCATCACCAAAAAGTAATGGATACATGGATATCAAACTGGATGCGCCAAAAACAATCAAACGTTGGCGTGTTGAGCATGCGGAATACGGTGGAGAAGCCAAAGACATGAATACCATTAATTTCTCACTGCATTATAAAAATGAGAAAGGCGATTGGATCTTAGCAAAACAGATTAAAAATAATCGTGAAGCCGTAACCGATGTCTTGTTAGATGAACCGATTACCGCTCAAGAGTGGAAATTGAAGATTGATTTAGCGGGGTCATCGCCATGGCAAGCAGTTCGTATTTATGAATGGCAAATGTTTGAAACGGATTCCTTCCCAAAACCCAATAACTTACTACTCAATCAAGTTGAAGCAAAACCTCAAGCAAATGGAATGGGTTCATTAACCTTTAAACATGTTCCTGCGAAAACAACCGTACACCTTTATCGCAAACTTGAAGAAAAAAAACCAACTCAATCCATTCGCAATGAAAAACAAGGAACCATGGTTCTTAAAGATTTCGATTTTAGTGAGTACGATGGTTTGATTTACTACACCATCCAACCGGATTTCTCGGAAGAAAGTTTTAAAAACAGTATTGCTTTCGAAATTCCAACAGAAACAAAAGCAATGACTTCAATCCATATAACAAGTGATGTGAATGAAGCCATAGAAGTACCATTTATGATTAAAAATCACGAAAACAAAGGAGTCTATGAAGGTGTTAGTACTCAAGCGGGAATTGAAACTGAATTACCATTAGGAAACTATACACTTACACTAAAAACACTTCCTAAAGGTTATCCTGATAATATCCTTGAATATCCTTTTGAAGTTAAAGATGATATAAGCATGAATCAAGTATCCATTACGCTTGTTCAATCAAAATCATATCAAGCC is a genomic window of Erysipelothrix amsterdamensis containing:
- a CDS encoding M42 family metallopeptidase, whose amino-acid sequence is MLNEKQLNWFETLTQLDGVSGHEHQVAQYLFNEYSNYTDEILRDNLGSILAVRRSKKKNAPKVLVLGHMDEVGFLVREVTETGVLKIHPVGGWFSQVLLGHRVRVTTRHGEVYDGAIGATPPHMLSAEERLKPIQIPQMTVDVGATTPEEVHAMGIQIGDMVVVDGEFNVLNKGKRLLAKAFDNRYGCVMGLDLLEALKDQELDYDLYVGCSVQEEVGLRGAQTVANLVKPDLAIILDCSPANDALDSKAIGKLGGGVLVRVMDGNMIATKDLIYKFVDICNEHDIKHQYYFSPGGTDAGAVHKSNSGVKTLTCCLCARNIHTSSSILDTDDYLAAREALLHFIDKKTWGDVIA
- the murC gene encoding UDP-N-acetylmuramate--L-alanine ligase, with protein sequence MSMKNKPIYFIGIKGTGMAALARICYKMGYEVMGSDIDRHFFTEDALRALNIPIVPFNKNNIKDNTVVIIGNAFLDDHEEVQAAKANPTVETYRYHEYLGKMMDSYRTIAVSGSHGKTTTTTLLRDMLSYSKETGYLIGDGRGDLQRDDEYFAVEACEFRRHFLAYKPKIAIMTNFEIDHVDYFKSVEDYLSAFKEFAKNVESLIVVWGDDPHYQDLSFDVETWSYGFGEGNKIRATELEKTTTHSIFDVEVDGKRIHRFNLPIVGDHMILDALAVIAVGLYEGIEPNDIEAGLQTFTGAKRRFVIETGKDNVYIDDYAHHPTEVRVTLEAARTRYPDRKIVGIFKPHRVGRVYYFADEFADALSLADEVCLCPFTSIDDAEEGIDIDITYLQDRIEGSHVVDLNDHDLDLLESFGPAVYVFMSSKDIYDLKDALKIRFND
- a CDS encoding LacI family DNA-binding transcriptional regulator; translation: MKRVTIYDVAKEAGVSLATVSRVINGLEIVREETRVKVETAIDKLGYKPNAIAQGLALQKTTTIALLVPEASFGYTGQIINGLIDVAKIYKYNIMLHTMTEGIVDIKDVIDDIIKSRVDGVIIYNDKLMENELAELNKYQFPIVIIGNKMSDKQISSVYVDIEKAVYELTMQKIQMDPKNRVAVIQDRKNDFTTNQMVSGVQRAYQELGIDDEGYIEIPVDYRRSYDYFLDHIESMNYNFLIANRDSQAISAMNAAHECNMNIPEDLEIVCLIDTKYNSMVRPRLSSFAIPSYDLGAVAMRVLTKMLNEDEVEDKEIELSYLYTPRQSTKN
- a CDS encoding endo-beta-N-acetylglucosaminidase, producing MKRNSRFKSYVKTTLAVVTSFSLLLPFFVMPSHALVTGDGTDEVNEAYHDGLSLQPLSPAFRLETLMKWTPETDPDASLNRATIPLNTNRFKGHQINDLAHPDAKITNAAIINANHDSSPSTGGSDFNIYAFDNWQYIDSLIYWAGTDEGIFAMPSPDIVDAAHKNGVPVYATLGFPWGSGQPDSLKELEAMVQQNPDGSFPAADKMIEIAQYFGFDGYFFNQETYGSNQRVANQLNAMLRYMRTKSREMGYPINISWYDAMANNGNVSHQNAINQSNDLWMKPVDHEDDFGVDEFFINYNWQGRVQGTSDYLKSIGRNPFDAYTGFEIQQRSHKTNIDSRTLIGADKCILSSIALYASNSTMGLARDPEDFHHQENILYTGPQGDPTLADDSQNWKGMSRYVVDKSVITGTEFQTSFNSGHGRKWFTDGVLTRDGAWHNRAIQDIMPTWRFWVKDHKAGQARAAIAYDFDDAYNGGNALKIEGNFKAGDTNEVMLYSTKLNVTDTTKVDVVTKTTPNTTLRLGVSFDENYKDHDATFFTLTSDKDGWVRHSVDLSTYSGSVMHALSLQVEAKQAGPIKVNLGQIHVYTNTAPRLAGPSNIVVTEQLLADARMAQFRATWDKVDGAQYYEVYQVNNDGVPVLLGTSTNNHFYADKITRTDANAFEDNHTTIQVITINKDGQRGLGTEGRFEWGVDLNRSEVVEMEVPINVALNAEVTAVSHQNDAEPASKALDGTAQGNSKWASSPKSNGYMDIKLDAPKTIKRWRVEHAEYGGEAKDMNTINFSLHYKNEKGDWILAKQIKNNREAVTDVLLDEPITAQEWKLKIDLAGSSPWQAVRIYEWQMFETDSFPKPNNLLLNQVEAKPQANGMGSLTFKHVPAKTTVHLYRKLEEKKPTQSIRNEKQGTMVLKDFDFSEYDGLIYYTIQPDFSEESFKNSIAFEIPTETKAMTSIHITSDVNEAIEVPFMIKNHENKGVYEGVSTQAGIETELPLGNYTLTLKTLPKGYPDNILEYPFEVKDDISMNQVSITLVQSKSYQALNIEIEAYEKLVRKIYTQASLEKADSVVVEAKALLELETAQEKDYEAMLIKLNDAIDKLEKIHDAEYVKLQERIQELESLDRSVYTEASLAQFDTIYAEAKAMLEGNEASETQYKTIHERLNKALDDFVLKLDTKALDVLIESAKTIDASLYTSESFATFQEVLENVQTLRNKVSDQTEMDALVKSLQESIDGLKRIRNTEFLEQLIKEADAVNLDLYTESSLIRLHDAHKHARTIAELELSTQQDIDDAAENLKHALSLLERIDMSQDWSGVDELIEMLGELEANRYDETTFKALQEYIEQVNTLRLDLNLSQDEIDEVAEKVQELVLNLRPVKLDQEMIDRLEDRVSEARQLDVTHYTEESFVGLENALQKAETILGRIQGRQFRSISIPKPVSQEELNEAVLELETAMDALVRIDEPVDPEEKPEVKPEVKPEVKPEEKPEVKPETNPSEALNKGGTEGVISQKNKTIELPKTGVSNTSLYGGIVMLGLGLALKRRHKH